CGTACAGGCGGCCCAGGGAGAAGCGGCTGCTGCTGAAGGGAATCCTGGGACTGCCATTGCAGATGCTCAGAGCACTGCGGGAGAAGATGGAGGAGCTGCTTATAGTCCTGTGGCACCGCTCGCAGTTCTGCCGGTAGCCCCCGTAGCGGCAAGCAGAGTAGCTGGTGCAGCTGGAGAGCCCCACCAAGTCCATCAGGACTGCTTCCGAGTAGCTGGGCACCAGCTGCTGGTTGGATCGTATGTGCCACTCCAGCTCGGTGCTGTCCACCGTGTTGACACGGGGCATCCTCCGGCAGAAGGAGCGCTCCTCGGCCGGTGTCACTGCCACGTAGTCGAACCCAAAGAGTTTTTCCACGTGGTAATGGACATAGGAAGTGCGGTACTCATTTAGCACCCGCAGGGGCCAGGATAGGGTCAGCAGAGCTGCCACCCAGAAGACGTAGTGAGATACGTACCAAGGCAGGTTGTCTGGGTCGGAAAAGGCCACCATGTATTCCTTGAAGTCCACATTTTTGAGGtgcatcccctccctggcctcCATGTAGTCGTCTAGGCCCTCGTTTTCTGTGAAGAAGCGGGCCCGCTGGGTCAGATAGGAGTTCTCGGACTCCACATTGGCAAAGCTGAAACACTTGGTGAAGCGGAGCCGTGTGGCTGGGTAGCTCTCCAGGTCAATGAGGTCCTTGGAGATGTCCTTAACTCCACAGTTGGAATAATCAAACTCAGCCTCTGCCACATGGGTGTTGACCCGCTCGTGGTACACTTGGGTGGTGGTGTAGGCATCCCCGTTGCGGTAGCGGGTAACCTGCCGGGTTCTGCGCACGTAGTGGTAGCTGATGGCCTTCCACCAGATGCAGGGGGTTGCCTGCTGCATCCGCTGCACACGCTCGTGCACGCTCTCCACGTCCACCTTGTACTGAAGCTCGTTGCGTGTGTAGCAGTGCCAGCACTCCACCAGGTACACCACGTAGAGCATCACCAGGAAAGCCAAGGGGATGTAGACGTAGCCATTGGAACAGGGGCTGTCGTGGTACATCATGGACTTGCCCTTGTAAGCACTGTCAAAGGTCAGCCGGGTCACCTTGGTGACGTGGCACCAGGTCATGGCTCCCATGCAGCCATACATGaggagggacagcagcaggcaTTTCCAGTGGGACTCTCGGCACAGGGACTTGCTGAGAGACTGCTTCACCGGCCGCTGCTGCTCCGGGGGACcagggagaaggagagagaaaacaagagAGGAGTCAGTAGGCTGCAgtggcaggggaaggggagcaggcagcagggtGCTGAGGTAGCACCTATAGCTCTGCAAACAAACAGCAGATGCCGTGGGGCTCCTGGCCTcagcaggcagggcagaggcCCAGATCTCTCACAGGATGACAGTCATGCAGTGCAGGCAACTGTCACCCCCACTTCCCTTTGTGGTGCTCTGCCCCTCCCTGGGAGACAGAAAGAGCCCAGCTGGACATGGGGGAGAGTGGCAGAGGACAGCTCTGTCAGCcacaccctgggcatccccctTCTTCAACAGGGAGTGGCCCCTACCATCGCCACTTCCCAGGGAGAGGTAATGGAGCACAAGATAAGAGCCTGGGTGATCTCCTCCACATTCCTCAGCTTTTGCACCCACCCCACCAGCACAGGGTGATGGGGGTCCCCTCTTCTACTGCCTCTGCCCTGTGCATTAAGAGTGTCTCCTTTTGCTTCACAGCTGGTTGTGAGTtgtcccctccatccctccccatgCATCCCAAGCAGCAACTGCAGGTGTGAGCCTCCATTTCCATTCTCCTCAGGGGCAATGTCAGAGGCTCCAGCTCTAACTGATGTC
This Aphelocoma coerulescens isolate FSJ_1873_10779 chromosome 3, UR_Acoe_1.0, whole genome shotgun sequence DNA region includes the following protein-coding sequences:
- the TMEM151B gene encoding transmembrane protein 151B, yielding MSPPASAAAASEGGSSTPVPPEEEAEGAREEQRPVKQSLSKSLCRESHWKCLLLSLLMYGCMGAMTWCHVTKVTRLTFDSAYKGKSMMYHDSPCSNGYVYIPLAFLVMLYVVYLVECWHCYTRNELQYKVDVESVHERVQRMQQATPCIWWKAISYHYVRRTRQVTRYRNGDAYTTTQVYHERVNTHVAEAEFDYSNCGVKDISKDLIDLESYPATRLRFTKCFSFANVESENSYLTQRARFFTENEGLDDYMEAREGMHLKNVDFKEYMVAFSDPDNLPWYVSHYVFWVAALLTLSWPLRVLNEYRTSYVHYHVEKLFGFDYVAVTPAEERSFCRRMPRVNTVDSTELEWHIRSNQQLVPSYSEAVLMDLVGLSSCTSYSACRYGGYRQNCERCHRTISSSSIFSRSALSICNGSPRIPFSSSRFSLGRLYGSRRSCLWQSRSGSLNEQSCPTEQTRLSSQVTVEEEDPPPYQDALYFPVLIVHRNEGCLNHDHRHLHRNGSCVETSL